A single genomic interval of Helianthus annuus cultivar XRQ/B chromosome 13, HanXRQr2.0-SUNRISE, whole genome shotgun sequence harbors:
- the LOC110902525 gene encoding uncharacterized protein At4g38062-like, which translates to MFEWLKEEKVKVEEELKMKSGLFIQLEENYEMLRNRLHVKENEKHAFCGEISILERKLDSEITLSKVVKNRLEFCKQALAHEENQRRCLQSQLLESESCNEDIKSKLERLTIEKDVCKEMECKILQIEEENKELVLAVKKLKESQIQEAVNSSLIIELLQNKFNTLDEINKDTANEELVKSSCRGNEVEFELQRWKSIAEKLQVEKEWVTNEKDQMINKLLTEKEKLMNMIDDMFQWIDKLAREERRMMGALRSSAPDFDEN; encoded by the exons ATGTTCGAATGGTTGAAGGAAGAAAAAGTCAAAGTTGAAGAAGAGTTAAAAATGAAGAGCGGTCTATTCATTCAATTggaagaaaattatgaaatgctTAGAAATAGGCTTCATGTGAAGGAAAACGAGAAACATGCTTTTTGTGGTGAGATATCGATACTGGAAAGAAAGTTAGATTCTGAGATTACACTCTCAAAAGTTGTTAAAAACCGTCTGGAGTTTTGTAAACAAGCTCTTGCTCATGAAGAGAACCAAAGAAGGTGCTTACAGAGTCAGCTTTTAGAATCAGAATCATGCAATGAAGATATAAAGTCAAAACTTGAAAGATTGACAATTGAGAAAGATGTTTGTAAGGAGATGGAATGCAAGATTCTCCAAATCGAGGAAGAAAATAAAGAATTGGTTCTTGCTGTCAAGAAACTTAAAGAATCCCAAATCCAAGAAGCTGTTAATTCTTCTTTAATCATAGAGCTTCTTCAAAACAAGTTTAATACTTTGGATGAGATTAACAAGG ATACAGCAAACGAAGAACTCGTTAAGAGTTCTTGTAGAGGAAATGAGGTTGAATTTGAGTTGCAAAGATGGAAATCGATTGCTGAAAAGTTACAAGTCGAGAAAGAATGGGTTACAaatgaaaaagatcaaatgatTAACAAGCTGTtaacagaaaaagaaaagttgATGAATATGATCGATGACATGTTCCAATGGATAGACAAGTTAGCGAGAGAAGAGAGGCGGATGATGGGAGCTTTGAGGAGTTCAGCGCCGGATTTTGATGAGAACTAG